In Gemmatimonadota bacterium, the following proteins share a genomic window:
- the lpxD gene encoding UDP-3-O-(3-hydroxymyristoyl)glucosamine N-acyltransferase encodes MNSFPLRRAPSRTHPLSSLAPLVGASHPRGDLEISGVAPLVAATSQELGFVAHRRYVGGLDESAAGALLVARSLENLLGEDSRPRLVVEDPHRALATLLDLFRPVEPGEAEIHPTAVLGRGVRLGRKVRIAPYAVIEDGAEVGDGSSIGAHVVVGAGVKIGANTFLHPHVVVYPGVVLGNRVILHAGVRIGVDGFGYVAGEGKIEKVPQIGACIVEDDVEIGANSTVDRGSIGETRVMMGSKLDNLVHLGHNVVVGRMALLAAQVGVAGSSRIGSGVLAGGQAGIAGHLTVGDGAQLAAQAGIIGDVEAGETVMGFPARPRAEFLRTSAAQSRLPKALSRLRELEARVADLGSGSEKDGAPSS; translated from the coding sequence ATGAACAGCTTCCCGCTCCGCCGTGCGCCCTCCCGGACGCATCCACTCTCCTCCCTGGCTCCCCTGGTGGGCGCCTCGCACCCGAGGGGCGATCTCGAGATCTCCGGGGTCGCGCCTCTCGTCGCGGCCACCAGTCAGGAGCTCGGATTCGTCGCGCACCGAAGGTACGTCGGGGGGCTGGACGAAAGTGCGGCTGGTGCCCTCCTGGTGGCTCGCTCCCTCGAGAACCTCCTGGGAGAGGACTCCCGGCCGCGGCTCGTCGTGGAAGACCCGCACAGGGCCTTGGCGACCCTTCTCGACCTCTTCCGACCGGTGGAACCGGGCGAAGCGGAAATTCATCCTACGGCGGTGCTGGGGCGCGGCGTTCGCCTCGGGAGGAAGGTTCGAATCGCACCATATGCCGTGATCGAGGACGGAGCGGAGGTTGGGGACGGGAGTTCGATCGGCGCTCACGTCGTGGTCGGAGCGGGGGTGAAAATTGGCGCAAACACCTTTCTCCACCCTCACGTCGTCGTTTATCCGGGGGTCGTCCTCGGAAACCGTGTGATTCTTCATGCCGGCGTGAGAATCGGGGTGGACGGCTTCGGTTACGTCGCCGGCGAGGGAAAGATCGAGAAGGTCCCCCAGATCGGTGCCTGCATCGTCGAGGACGACGTGGAGATCGGGGCAAATTCGACGGTAGATCGGGGGTCCATCGGAGAGACCCGTGTCATGATGGGGAGCAAGCTCGACAACCTCGTGCATCTGGGCCACAACGTAGTCGTGGGACGGATGGCGCTCCTCGCAGCTCAGGTCGGCGTGGCGGGGTCGAGCCGGATCGGGTCCGGCGTCCTCGCGGGGGGGCAGGCGGGGATCGCCGGGCACCTCACGGTCGGCGACGGCGCCCAGCTCGCGGCCCAAGCCGGGATCATCGGGGACGTGGAAGCGGGCGAGACCGTGATGGGATTTCCCGCGCGCCCCCGCGCCGAGTTCCTGCGAACCTCGGCGGCCCAGTCCCGCCTCCCAAAGGCCCTCTCACGCCTCCGCGAGCTCGAGGCCCGAGTGGCCGACCTGGGCAGTGGATCGGAAAAAGATGGAGCTCCCTCTTCCTGA
- a CDS encoding OmpH family outer membrane protein, whose protein sequence is MRKLGFVLAGLLVFGSAETAAAQQGPRIGYIDSQAILAEAPGAQEAQAEFDRQMERLSTEAETMQTELDNLIAEYQQQQATLLANVRQAREQEIMQRQQRYQLRLEEMDQELAQSRQSLIEPILNDMSATIEEMRLEGAYAFIFDVQGQTIVAADPSLDLTQEVLRRLREKAAGSTQP, encoded by the coding sequence ATGCGGAAACTCGGGTTCGTACTCGCGGGACTCCTCGTGTTCGGGTCGGCCGAGACGGCCGCCGCGCAACAGGGGCCCCGGATCGGATATATCGACTCCCAGGCAATCCTCGCGGAGGCTCCGGGCGCGCAGGAGGCACAGGCCGAGTTCGACCGGCAGATGGAGCGGCTGAGCACGGAGGCCGAGACGATGCAGACGGAGCTCGACAATCTGATCGCGGAATATCAGCAGCAGCAGGCCACCTTGCTGGCCAACGTACGTCAGGCGCGCGAGCAGGAGATCATGCAGCGCCAGCAGAGATATCAGCTGCGCCTCGAGGAGATGGACCAGGAACTCGCGCAGAGCCGCCAAAGCCTGATCGAACCAATTCTGAACGACATGTCCGCCACGATCGAGGAGATGCGGCTGGAGGGTGCGTACGCCTTTATCTTCGACGTGCAGGGTCAAACGATCGTCGCGGCCGACCCGTCCCTCGACCTGACACAGGAAGTGCTTCGCCGACTCAGGGAAAAGGCGGCAGGGAGCACGCAGCCCTAA
- the bamA gene encoding outer membrane protein assembly factor BamA: MLPRETAVSLRLAKFLAAGLLLGGLFLSPRPVVSQVADTLVTGAVPVAVDTILVRGFINFSEAALRGTIGISSGSSVTYGDIQEAERRLWNTGAFSDVQVTAREGTQSGSRVLTFWVEEHPVVRSYTIEGLDRVSHRDVWEHAELTPGVPYSPGGILRARQFIRDGLAERGVPFARVDERRVPIPGVPGEIEVVLAVAEVQRISLAEVVFNGNDAISDEDLRGVLDTKEEGFFWWQTGTFREDTLEEDLFAALPEFYASTGYLDFQVLGDTLVIDPTSGKARLEVDVREGPQYLVASFSVEGARRFPTQDLEGYYENESGGLLRTLGIRRGSEPAPGTRVFDQLAFIEASQRVQELYANEGYLYAQVTPGLERLPPAEEGESPRVALTWTIQEGQPVYVRRIYIEGNDYTHERIIRDRVLLLPGDVYSQERLIGSYQAISGLGFFETPLPFPEIIENPATNEVDIVFRVVEQQNATLNFGTTMGGQTGIAGFIGVDHSNIFGQAKAGSLRWDFGRYQNSFSVQYSDPAILNSRLSGTISIFDARDRFFSFATGDRKTRGVSTRVGFPVPGSFFARFYVGYSLSRTEYRLRGGVDDTSLFGRPPGTLSQISLGLARSTLDHPLFPTIGSEQSWTAEFNGGVLGGDGNYTKHRVELAWWVPVAQIGRGGAGARPIVTALGLRATAGAIFGNAANFPFDRFWMGGVQFGERLRGYEETTITPNGYFPTGAGAVREADRLGDAFLSLSAEYAIRVTDGVSISAFAEAGNIWGHPRDIDPTHLLRGAGLGIEMMTPFGPIGLDYAWGFDRTDGGAELHFRMGGQQGIF; this comes from the coding sequence ATGCTCCCGCGTGAGACCGCGGTTTCGCTCCGCCTCGCGAAATTCCTCGCCGCTGGCCTCCTCCTGGGCGGCCTTTTCCTCAGCCCACGTCCGGTTGTGTCGCAGGTCGCGGACACGCTCGTCACGGGCGCTGTCCCGGTCGCCGTGGACACGATCCTCGTCCGCGGGTTCATCAACTTTTCCGAAGCCGCCCTTCGCGGCACGATCGGGATTTCGAGCGGTTCCAGCGTCACCTACGGCGACATCCAGGAGGCGGAGCGCCGCCTCTGGAATACCGGCGCCTTCTCGGACGTGCAGGTCACCGCGCGGGAAGGCACGCAATCGGGGAGCCGGGTCCTGACCTTTTGGGTCGAAGAACATCCGGTTGTTCGGAGCTACACAATCGAGGGACTCGATCGCGTCAGTCACCGCGACGTTTGGGAACACGCGGAGCTGACTCCAGGTGTGCCCTATTCGCCGGGCGGCATCCTTCGCGCCAGGCAGTTCATTCGCGACGGGCTGGCCGAGCGTGGTGTGCCCTTTGCGCGGGTGGATGAGCGGCGGGTTCCGATCCCGGGGGTTCCGGGCGAGATCGAGGTGGTCCTTGCGGTCGCCGAAGTCCAGCGCATTTCGTTGGCCGAGGTTGTCTTCAACGGGAATGACGCGATTTCGGACGAAGACCTCCGCGGCGTTCTCGATACCAAGGAGGAGGGCTTCTTCTGGTGGCAGACGGGAACGTTCCGGGAGGATACGCTCGAAGAGGATCTCTTCGCGGCACTCCCCGAGTTTTATGCCTCCACGGGGTACCTGGATTTCCAGGTGCTGGGCGACACCCTAGTCATCGATCCGACGTCGGGGAAGGCCCGCCTCGAGGTGGATGTGAGGGAAGGTCCCCAATACCTGGTCGCGAGCTTTTCCGTGGAAGGGGCCCGGCGATTCCCGACCCAGGATCTCGAAGGCTATTACGAAAACGAATCCGGCGGACTGCTCCGCACTCTGGGGATTCGACGCGGATCCGAACCGGCGCCGGGAACGCGTGTCTTCGATCAGCTCGCCTTCATCGAAGCTTCACAGCGGGTCCAGGAGCTCTACGCGAACGAGGGATATCTTTACGCCCAGGTGACCCCAGGGCTGGAACGGCTCCCGCCCGCCGAGGAAGGGGAGTCCCCGCGCGTAGCCCTCACCTGGACCATCCAGGAAGGGCAGCCCGTTTACGTGCGGCGGATCTACATCGAGGGGAACGACTACACCCACGAGCGGATCATTCGAGATCGTGTGCTCCTCCTCCCGGGTGACGTCTACTCCCAGGAACGCCTCATTGGAAGCTACCAGGCCATCTCGGGGCTCGGCTTTTTCGAGACGCCCCTTCCGTTCCCGGAGATCATCGAAAATCCGGCGACCAACGAGGTGGACATCGTCTTCCGGGTCGTTGAGCAACAAAACGCGACGCTGAACTTCGGCACGACGATGGGGGGCCAGACCGGCATCGCCGGTTTCATCGGTGTGGACCACTCGAACATCTTCGGCCAGGCGAAGGCGGGGAGCTTGCGCTGGGACTTTGGCCGTTATCAGAACAGCTTCTCGGTCCAGTATTCCGATCCGGCGATCCTCAATTCACGCCTCAGCGGGACGATTTCGATTTTCGATGCCCGGGACCGCTTTTTCTCCTTCGCCACCGGCGATCGGAAGACGCGCGGGGTCTCGACGCGGGTTGGCTTCCCCGTTCCGGGATCTTTTTTTGCACGGTTCTATGTGGGGTATTCCTTGTCCCGCACAGAGTACCGGCTCCGCGGGGGGGTGGACGACACATCGCTCTTTGGACGACCCCCGGGAACGCTGAGCCAGATCAGCCTCGGACTCGCCCGCAGCACTCTGGATCACCCGCTCTTCCCCACGATCGGGAGCGAACAGAGCTGGACGGCCGAGTTCAATGGCGGCGTCCTCGGCGGGGACGGGAATTACACGAAGCACCGCGTCGAGCTCGCCTGGTGGGTCCCGGTGGCCCAGATCGGACGAGGGGGCGCCGGAGCCCGGCCGATCGTCACCGCCCTCGGCCTTCGGGCCACGGCGGGGGCGATTTTCGGGAATGCCGCGAACTTTCCATTCGACCGCTTCTGGATGGGGGGTGTCCAGTTCGGCGAGCGGCTCCGCGGTTACGAGGAGACCACCATCACGCCGAACGGTTACTTTCCCACCGGCGCGGGGGCCGTCCGTGAAGCGGATCGGCTCGGAGACGCGTTTCTGAGCCTCAGCGCGGAGTATGCGATCCGGGTCACGGACGGCGTCTCGATCTCGGCCTTCGCCGAGGCTGGGAATATCTGGGGTCACCCGCGAGACATCGACCCCACACACTTGCTGAGGGGCGCGGGGCTCGGGATCGAGATGATGACCCCCTTCGGCCCCATCGGGCTCGATTACGCCTGGGGCTTCGATCGAACCGACGGGGGTGCGGAATTGCACTTCCGAATGGGTGGCCAGCAGGGCATTTTCTGA
- a CDS encoding ATP-dependent Clp protease ATP-binding subunit, with translation MMNYNFTDRVRKVLAMARDEAIRLQHDYVGPEHILLGLIREGEGVAAAVLTNLSADLDQVHERVEESIKKGKATIALGELPYTSRAKKVLEFAMAEARELNHSYVGTEHLLLGLLREEKGVPAQVLGSLGISLEDARAETLKVLGSEMGSSEGGPSEPAGIGGGASPTPGGGGKGEKKSKTPALDHFCRDLTDLATQGKLDPTIGRKSEIERVIEILCRRKKNNPVLIGEPGVGKTAIVEGLAQLIARGEVTEALKEHRVLALDMAAVIAGTKYRGQFEERLKAVMNEISQNRNVILFIDELHTLVGAGAAEGAIDASNMLKPALARGELQCIGASTLNEYRKYIEKDGALERRFQPVLVDPPGVEETVEILRGLRSHYEDHHRVVIPDETLEAASRLSDRYITDRFLPDKAIDVIDEAGARARIAAQVPPPDMEEMKDELTGIGDLKESAIRDQDFERAAELRDQEREVQRRIKIRQDSWEAERRENRPEISAEEVAFIVSRWTGIPVTRLRQAESDRLVRMEEELHKRIVGQDDAIAAISRAIRRSRAGLKDPNRPIGSFIFSGPTGVGKTELARALAEFLFADRDALIRVDMSEYMEKFSVSRLIGAPPGYVGYEDSGALTKAVRRRPYSVVLLDEIEKAHPDVFNILLQVLDEGHLTDNYGRVIDFKNTVLIMTSNLGARDITKGGGVGFHAADPMSNYEIMRDKVREEIERAFNPEFLNRIDDTIVFHPLTREQIGEIVHILLADVHKRLQDEELTLRVTDEAVAFLVERGYDQKFGARPLRRAIQRYLEDPLSEKILEAQFGAGAEIEVDVDPDGERLTLREASASKKT, from the coding sequence ATGATGAACTACAACTTCACCGATCGTGTGCGGAAGGTGCTGGCGATGGCCCGCGACGAGGCCATCCGGCTTCAGCACGACTATGTGGGACCGGAGCACATTCTCCTGGGCCTGATCCGCGAAGGTGAAGGTGTCGCCGCGGCCGTGCTCACCAACCTGAGCGCGGATCTCGATCAGGTGCATGAGCGGGTCGAAGAATCCATCAAGAAGGGAAAGGCGACGATCGCGCTGGGCGAGCTTCCCTATACCTCCCGAGCCAAGAAGGTTCTCGAGTTCGCGATGGCCGAGGCGCGCGAGCTCAACCACTCTTACGTCGGGACCGAGCACCTCCTTCTGGGCCTCCTTCGCGAAGAGAAGGGGGTTCCGGCCCAGGTCCTCGGCTCCCTTGGCATTTCCCTCGAGGACGCACGTGCGGAGACGCTCAAAGTCCTTGGGTCCGAGATGGGTTCGAGCGAAGGTGGGCCTTCCGAACCCGCCGGGATCGGCGGTGGGGCGTCGCCCACTCCCGGTGGCGGCGGCAAGGGGGAGAAGAAGTCCAAAACCCCCGCTCTCGATCATTTCTGCCGCGACCTGACCGACCTCGCGACCCAGGGAAAACTGGACCCGACGATTGGGCGGAAGTCCGAAATCGAGCGGGTGATCGAGATCCTTTGCCGGAGGAAGAAGAACAATCCCGTTCTGATCGGGGAGCCGGGGGTTGGGAAGACGGCGATCGTGGAGGGGCTCGCGCAGCTCATCGCGCGCGGAGAAGTCACGGAGGCCCTGAAGGAACACCGTGTCCTTGCCCTCGATATGGCGGCCGTCATCGCCGGCACGAAGTACCGCGGCCAGTTCGAGGAGCGCCTCAAGGCGGTGATGAACGAGATCTCACAGAACCGCAACGTCATCCTCTTCATCGATGAGTTGCACACCCTCGTCGGCGCTGGGGCGGCCGAAGGAGCGATTGACGCTTCGAACATGTTGAAGCCCGCGCTGGCCCGCGGTGAGCTGCAGTGCATCGGGGCATCCACCCTCAACGAGTACCGCAAGTACATCGAGAAGGACGGGGCACTCGAACGCCGCTTCCAGCCGGTCCTCGTGGACCCGCCTGGAGTCGAGGAGACCGTGGAGATTCTCCGTGGCCTTCGTTCGCATTACGAGGACCACCACAGGGTTGTGATTCCCGACGAGACCCTTGAAGCCGCATCGCGGCTTTCCGACCGGTACATCACGGACCGGTTCCTCCCGGACAAGGCGATCGACGTGATCGACGAGGCGGGTGCGCGCGCACGCATCGCGGCTCAGGTCCCTCCTCCCGACATGGAGGAGATGAAGGACGAGCTCACGGGAATCGGAGATCTCAAGGAGTCGGCGATTCGGGATCAGGATTTCGAGCGAGCGGCGGAGTTACGCGACCAGGAACGCGAGGTCCAGCGGCGCATCAAGATCCGACAGGACTCCTGGGAGGCTGAACGGCGCGAGAATCGCCCCGAGATCTCCGCCGAGGAAGTGGCGTTCATCGTCTCGCGATGGACCGGGATTCCGGTCACCCGGCTCCGTCAGGCCGAGTCGGATCGCCTCGTCCGGATGGAGGAGGAGCTCCACAAGAGGATCGTCGGGCAGGACGACGCGATCGCGGCGATTTCGCGCGCGATTCGGCGGAGCCGCGCCGGGCTGAAGGATCCCAATCGTCCGATCGGCTCCTTCATCTTCTCGGGCCCGACCGGCGTCGGGAAGACCGAGCTCGCGAGGGCGCTCGCCGAGTTCCTCTTCGCGGACCGGGACGCTCTGATCCGGGTGGACATGAGCGAATACATGGAGAAGTTCTCCGTCTCGCGGCTCATCGGCGCCCCTCCGGGCTACGTCGGCTACGAGGACTCGGGGGCACTCACGAAGGCGGTTCGGCGGCGCCCCTATTCCGTCGTGCTCCTCGACGAGATCGAGAAGGCACATCCGGACGTGTTTAATATCCTCCTTCAGGTCCTCGACGAAGGGCACCTGACGGACAACTACGGCCGGGTGATCGACTTCAAGAACACCGTCCTCATCATGACCTCGAATCTGGGTGCGCGAGACATCACGAAGGGGGGCGGCGTCGGTTTCCACGCGGCCGATCCGATGTCGAACTACGAGATCATGCGCGACAAGGTTCGCGAAGAAATCGAGCGCGCCTTTAATCCCGAGTTTCTGAATCGGATCGACGACACCATCGTTTTCCATCCGCTCACCCGCGAACAGATCGGGGAGATCGTCCACATTCTTCTCGCCGACGTCCACAAGCGACTCCAGGACGAGGAGTTGACGTTGCGCGTCACGGATGAGGCCGTGGCCTTCCTGGTGGAGCGCGGGTACGACCAGAAGTTCGGGGCCCGGCCACTGCGACGGGCGATTCAGCGGTATCTCGAGGACCCACTCTCCGAGAAGATTTTGGAAGCGCAGTTCGGGGCCGGCGCCGAGATCGAGGTGGATGTCGATCCGGATGGGGAGCGCCTGACGCTCCGGGAAGCCTCGGCCTCGAAAAAGACTTAG
- a CDS encoding protein arginine kinase: MGDTHLIRDSGLGWLDASGEHADIVLSTRIRLARNVQGFACGSRARVNDRTAVLARIRGVCPRIESLREAEVTELSGLEPRRRRILLERRLASRDLLGESGSGPARGTAVVLPADQPVSIMVNEEDHLRLQILVSGLRLREAWRTLDALDEELGREVPYAYHHEFGFLTSCPTNVGTGLRASVLMHLPALVLTKEIGKVLQGLSQVGLTFRGLYGEGSEVVGNFFQVSNQTTLGKSEEDLVDHLDRIVRQVIQYEAHARQVLLRDAAAVTEDKIWRAYGLLRYARSLSFEEVMNLLSGVRLGASLKLLPGLRVYSLNKVMVFTQPAHLEEAAGRELSEQECDVHRAALVRRILSTEGVVTPDDDAPDGTDPADPPSRGE; this comes from the coding sequence TTGGGCGACACACACCTGATCCGGGATTCCGGGCTCGGTTGGCTCGACGCGAGCGGAGAGCACGCGGACATCGTCCTCTCCACCCGCATTCGGCTGGCGCGCAACGTCCAGGGGTTCGCTTGCGGCTCGCGGGCGCGGGTGAACGACCGCACTGCCGTGTTGGCGCGAATCCGTGGGGTCTGCCCACGCATCGAGTCTTTGCGAGAGGCGGAAGTCACCGAGCTCTCCGGCCTGGAGCCGCGGCGCCGGAGGATTCTCCTGGAGCGCCGGCTCGCCTCGCGGGATCTCCTCGGGGAGAGCGGGTCCGGCCCCGCCCGCGGGACCGCCGTCGTCCTTCCCGCGGACCAACCCGTCTCGATCATGGTCAACGAGGAGGACCATCTCCGGCTCCAGATCCTCGTCTCCGGCCTCCGGCTGAGGGAGGCCTGGAGGACGCTCGACGCTCTTGACGAGGAGCTGGGCCGGGAAGTCCCGTATGCCTACCACCACGAGTTCGGGTTCCTCACGAGTTGCCCCACGAACGTGGGAACGGGGCTCAGAGCCTCCGTACTCATGCACCTTCCTGCCCTCGTCCTCACGAAGGAGATCGGGAAGGTCCTTCAGGGACTGTCGCAGGTGGGCCTCACCTTCCGCGGCCTTTATGGGGAGGGATCCGAAGTGGTCGGGAATTTCTTCCAAGTCTCTAACCAGACGACACTTGGGAAAAGCGAAGAGGACCTCGTAGACCACCTGGACCGAATCGTCCGGCAGGTCATTCAGTACGAGGCCCATGCCCGACAGGTCCTCCTCCGGGACGCCGCCGCGGTCACGGAGGACAAGATTTGGCGAGCCTATGGTTTACTCCGCTACGCCCGCTCCCTATCCTTCGAAGAGGTTATGAACCTGCTCAGCGGGGTTCGACTCGGGGCGAGCCTGAAACTCCTTCCGGGACTTCGGGTATATTCGCTCAACAAGGTCATGGTCTTCACCCAGCCCGCGCATCTGGAAGAAGCGGCTGGCCGAGAGCTCTCCGAGCAGGAATGCGACGTTCACAGGGCGGCCTTGGTTCGGCGGATCCTCTCCACCGAAGGTGTCGTAACCCCGGACGACGACGCGCCGGACGGCACGGATCCTGCTGACCCGCCCTCGCGAGGGGAATGA